In a single window of the Papaver somniferum cultivar HN1 chromosome 8, ASM357369v1, whole genome shotgun sequence genome:
- the LOC113304699 gene encoding MLP-like protein 423, whose product MVVSNVVSTLELAVEFKSPADKFWEALKTWSSILPEVLPETYTSIEVVEDVDGEKNGSVTLWKMNPSTLIKEAPVMMEEKKKLGSVDEVTKTITYSVIGGDLLKLYKSYEPNFTLIPKISTITSAKNEGDDDKVEEKDETIGGGTVKWSVKYEKVNEMVPEPNMVKAMIYKTILILDEHVLSKQNEVVKQDEHILSKQNEVVEQKEQTEVITN is encoded by the exons ATGGTTGTTTCTAATGTTGTGAGTACACTTGAGTTAGCAGTAGAATTCAAAAGCCCAGCAGATAAGTTTTGGGAAGCTCTGAAAACTTGGTCTTCTATTCTTCCTGAGGTTTTACCAGAGACTTATACAAGTATTGAAGTAGTTGAAGATGTAGATGGAGAAAAGAATGGATCCGTTACCCTTTGGAAAATGAATCCGA GTACATTGATTAAAGAGGCTCCTGTTATGatggaagagaagaaaaaattagGAAGTGTGGATGAGGTAACCAAAACTATAACTTACAGTGTTATTGGTGGTGATTTACTAAAGCTTTACAAAAGTTATGAGCCTAATTTCACACTTATTCCCAAGATTAGTACTATCACTAGTGCTAAAAATGAAGGTGATGATGATAAAGTTGAAGAAAAGGATGAAACAATAGGAGGAGGTACTGTAAAGTGGTCGGTGAAGTACGAGAAAGTGAATGAGATGGTTCCTGAACCTAACATGGTTAAGGCCATGATCTACAAGACTATACTCATTTTGGATGAGCATGTCCTCTCTAAACAAAATGAAGTGGTCAAGCAAGATGAGCATATCCTCTCTAAACAAAATGAAGTGGTCGAGCAAAAAGAACAGACAGAAGTGATAACTAATTGA